The Chloroflexota bacterium genome includes a region encoding these proteins:
- a CDS encoding ABC transporter substrate-binding protein, with product MDTKMGVCEKCSVQASLSTVNMDQERRLHMKDIGKKAVTCFLVIALVTAFCFGYGCGNGGEGQKTIVLGLMTDMTGPSGSFYASVLYAVQDATRYVNEEEPIPGARIKIEIWDERSDASRIIPGYEWLKHRGAKVILSPQPEVPETLKPFAERDKVPVFTWASSEVIIQPPGWVFCVNANVPDMMQSLLKYVSGQWPNYPIRPKIAYVGWSITPCHSVLHSR from the coding sequence TTGGACACGAAGATGGGGGTATGCGAAAAATGTTCGGTGCAGGCCTCATTATCAACAGTGAACATGGATCAGGAAAGGAGGTTGCATATGAAAGACATCGGGAAAAAGGCAGTAACGTGTTTCCTTGTCATAGCTTTGGTGACTGCGTTTTGCTTTGGCTACGGCTGCGGTAACGGAGGTGAAGGTCAAAAAACCATCGTTCTCGGTCTGATGACAGACATGACAGGACCGTCCGGATCATTTTACGCTTCTGTTTTGTACGCGGTGCAGGATGCCACCAGGTATGTCAATGAGGAAGAGCCTATCCCGGGGGCGAGAATAAAAATAGAGATCTGGGATGAAAGGTCTGACGCTTCCAGGATTATACCCGGCTATGAATGGCTGAAACACAGAGGTGCAAAGGTAATCCTTTCTCCACAGCCCGAGGTTCCTGAGACACTGAAACCCTTCGCCGAAAGAGACAAGGTTCCGGTGTTCACCTGGGCGTCGAGTGAGGTCATAATTCAGCCCCCGGGATGGGTATTCTGTGTCAATGCTAATGTCCCTGATATGATGCAAAGTCTCCTAAAGTACGTTAGCGGCCAGTGGCCTAACTATCCAATAAGGCCCAAGATTGCTTACGTAGGTTGGAGCATAACTCCTTGTCATTCTGTATTGCATTCAAGATGA